Proteins encoded together in one Shewanella acanthi window:
- a CDS encoding cation:proton antiporter family protein — MEPAILIITLICGMLVSRIGLPPLIGYLVAGFVLFVFGIEKESLPLLQELANLGVTLLLFAIGLKLDIRSLFKAEVWAGSSIHLVLSMLIFIPILKILGFVGLSQLEGLDAVQLSLIAFALSFSSTVFAIKVLEDKGDVQSLYGRVAVGILIMQDIFAVVFLTISKGNIPSIWALALLLLPLAKPLIYKAFDRVGHGELLVLFGLVMALVVGAWLFESVGLKPDLGALIIGILLAGHKKASELAKSLFYFKELFLVAFFLTIGLNGLPSMSDVLLAAILVLLVPIKILLFVYLLTRFKLRSRTSMLASFNLGNFSEFGLIVAAVATAKGWLPPEWLVIIAVALSFSFLLAAPLNASVGNIYQRYQQRLVRLEKRPLHPEDRPIAIGNPRFLILGMGRIGSGAYDELRARYDGEILGIEHKQELVDMHRAKGRNVVQGDASDTDFWEKLDRAPNLELVLLAMPHHAGNLFAVEQLKKLDYQGKMSAIVQYGDDGASLRESGVHSVYNLYEAAGAGFVDHVVFELLQGGDTKAENKGENQTEMSA; from the coding sequence ATGGAACCCGCTATCCTGATTATCACCCTTATCTGCGGCATGCTCGTCAGCCGAATTGGCCTCCCGCCCCTGATCGGCTATCTGGTCGCAGGCTTTGTGCTGTTTGTGTTTGGGATTGAGAAAGAAAGCCTGCCACTGTTGCAGGAATTGGCAAATCTTGGCGTGACCTTACTACTGTTCGCCATCGGGCTAAAACTCGATATTCGCAGCCTGTTTAAGGCCGAAGTATGGGCGGGCTCAAGCATTCATCTCGTGCTGTCAATGCTGATATTTATTCCTATCTTAAAAATTCTAGGGTTTGTTGGCCTAAGCCAATTAGAAGGGCTAGATGCAGTTCAGCTGAGCTTGATCGCCTTTGCCTTAAGTTTTTCGAGCACAGTATTTGCCATTAAAGTGCTCGAAGATAAGGGCGATGTGCAGTCCCTCTATGGCCGTGTCGCTGTCGGTATTCTGATTATGCAGGATATCTTTGCCGTCGTGTTCCTCACTATCTCTAAGGGGAATATTCCTTCTATTTGGGCGCTAGCGTTACTGTTATTACCCTTAGCCAAACCACTTATCTATAAGGCCTTTGACCGCGTTGGCCATGGCGAGCTGTTAGTGCTCTTTGGGCTGGTGATGGCGCTGGTTGTCGGCGCTTGGCTCTTTGAATCCGTCGGATTAAAACCCGACCTTGGGGCACTGATCATCGGTATCCTGCTTGCGGGGCATAAAAAGGCTTCGGAACTGGCAAAATCTTTGTTCTATTTTAAAGAGCTATTCCTCGTCGCCTTCTTTTTAACCATTGGTCTTAATGGTCTGCCGAGCATGTCGGATGTGCTACTCGCGGCTATTTTAGTATTACTGGTTCCGATTAAAATCCTGCTGTTTGTCTACCTGCTGACCCGCTTTAAACTGCGCTCGCGTACCTCAATGCTGGCATCATTTAACCTAGGTAACTTCAGTGAGTTCGGTTTAATTGTCGCCGCTGTAGCCACCGCCAAGGGCTGGCTTCCACCCGAGTGGTTGGTGATTATTGCTGTTGCCTTAAGTTTTAGCTTTTTACTCGCCGCCCCTCTCAATGCGAGCGTGGGGAATATTTATCAGCGTTATCAGCAGCGCCTAGTACGCCTTGAAAAACGTCCGTTACACCCAGAGGACAGACCGATTGCAATCGGCAATCCGCGCTTCTTGATTTTGGGTATGGGCCGAATTGGTAGCGGTGCCTACGATGAGCTACGTGCACGTTATGACGGTGAAATTCTCGGCATTGAACATAAACAAGAACTGGTCGATATGCACCGTGCTAAAGGCCGCAATGTTGTGCAGGGTGATGCCTCTGATACCGACTTTTGGGAAAAGCTCGATAGGGCGCCGAATCTGGAGCTTGTACTGCTGGCTATGCCGCACCACGCGGGTAATCTGTTTGCTGTTGAGCAGCTTAAAAAACTCGATTACCAAGGTAAAATGAGCGCGATTGTGCAATATGGTGACGATGGTGCGTCACTGAGAGAGTCTGGGGTACACAGCGTGTATAACCTCTATGAAGCCGCGGGTGCGGGTTTTGTCGACCATGTGGTATTTGAACTGCTGCAAGGTGGTGACACTAAAGCGGAAAATAAGGGAGAAAATCAGACTGAAATGTCCGCCTAG
- a CDS encoding aldose epimerase family protein yields MVRISVLEPWTDPRGGEIERVRIDNGIVALEVLSLGGIIRSLWAPDNQGERANIVLGCDSAEDYLAQTAHLGAIAGRFANRIANGRLEYDGQTFQLDVNQASNCLHGGREGFSRKRWQLGTLPDGVRLTLVSPDGDMGFPGNCTVQLDYRLAGNNLYVEFLASVDKPCPVSLTQHSYFNLDGSDNVLQHAMQVDPKRYLNMDDVGVPMGICDVEGSVFDLRQGAMLEGKMHDSAIASTRGYDHCYLMDNAEDSLKRFGCLSSAKSGRTLTLFTNQPGVQVYCANFLEGTIGRNGQPMNQYQGVCLEPQMIPDSPNQTQTYGEEVWLLPGQVYHHISRYQFEIDG; encoded by the coding sequence ATGGTACGTATCAGTGTATTAGAACCATGGACAGATCCCCGCGGCGGCGAAATCGAACGCGTGCGGATAGACAATGGCATAGTCGCATTAGAAGTCCTCAGTTTAGGTGGAATTATCCGCTCCCTCTGGGCGCCTGATAACCAGGGCGAGCGCGCCAATATCGTTTTAGGTTGCGACAGTGCCGAGGATTATTTAGCCCAAACCGCCCATTTAGGCGCAATTGCCGGCCGCTTTGCCAATCGTATCGCGAATGGAAGGCTTGAGTATGATGGGCAAACATTTCAGCTCGATGTCAATCAAGCATCCAATTGCCTGCACGGCGGCCGTGAAGGTTTTAGCCGTAAACGTTGGCAATTAGGCACCCTGCCCGATGGTGTACGCTTGACCTTAGTCAGCCCCGATGGCGACATGGGCTTTCCTGGCAATTGTACTGTGCAGCTCGATTACCGTTTAGCTGGCAATAATCTTTACGTGGAATTTTTGGCCTCCGTCGATAAGCCCTGCCCCGTGAGCCTAACTCAACATTCCTACTTTAATCTTGATGGCAGCGATAATGTGTTACAGCATGCAATGCAAGTCGATCCCAAGCGCTATCTCAACATGGATGATGTCGGCGTACCGATGGGCATTTGCGATGTAGAAGGCAGTGTCTTCGATCTGCGCCAAGGGGCAATGCTAGAAGGGAAAATGCATGACAGCGCTATTGCCAGTACCCGAGGTTATGACCATTGTTACTTAATGGATAATGCTGAGGACTCGCTAAAACGCTTTGGTTGTTTAAGCAGCGCCAAGAGCGGCCGAACACTGACCCTGTTTACCAATCAACCTGGGGTTCAGGTTTACTGCGCAAACTTCTTAGAGGGCACGATTGGCCGTAATGGGCAACCAATGAATCAATATCAAGGCGTCTGTCTGGAGCCACAAATGATCCCTGATTCACCAAATCAAACACAAACCTATGGGGAAGAGGTGTGGTTGTTACCAGGTCAGGTTTATCATCATATCAGCCGTTATCAATTTGAAATTGATGGCTAG
- a CDS encoding MFS transporter, which produces MGSNGLSGTEKKVAFSLASVFGLRMMGLFMIMPVFALYGQHLQGFSPLWVGIAIGAYGLTQAVLQIPMGILSDKYGRKPVILGGLVLFAIGSLIAASADSIYGVVLGRAIQGMGAIAAAVLALAADLTRDEQRTKVMAIIGMCIGASFALSLLVGPIVAQHLGLSGLFLMTAGLAILGMLIVHFLVPNPISHAPKGDTLAAPAKLKRMLMDPQLFRLDAGIFILHLVLTAVFVAMPLDLVDAGLVKEKHWMLYFPAFVGAFFLMVPLIIIGVKRKNTKGMFQIALMIMMVALATMAAFSQNLWVLSIAVVLFFTGFNYLEASLPSLIAKFCPVGEKGSAMGVYSTSQFLGAFCGGMLGGGAYQLLGAVGVFMVAFGLMLVWLMLTIGMKNPVLLKSYTLEAAVKDKTHARDMAAQLSQLMGVVEAIVVLDEKVAYLKVDEHFDLREARAVLGSAH; this is translated from the coding sequence ATGGGAAGCAACGGTCTTTCGGGGACTGAGAAAAAAGTCGCGTTTTCTTTAGCCAGCGTATTTGGTTTACGTATGATGGGCCTGTTTATGATCATGCCCGTCTTTGCTCTTTACGGTCAGCATCTTCAGGGCTTTTCTCCCCTATGGGTCGGTATTGCCATTGGCGCCTACGGCCTAACACAAGCCGTTTTACAGATCCCTATGGGGATTTTATCCGATAAATACGGCCGTAAACCCGTTATCCTCGGTGGTTTAGTCCTGTTCGCAATCGGTAGTTTAATTGCGGCTAGTGCTGACAGTATTTATGGTGTGGTACTTGGCCGTGCCATTCAGGGCATGGGCGCAATTGCCGCAGCGGTGCTTGCCTTAGCTGCGGATCTCACCCGTGATGAGCAGCGCACTAAAGTGATGGCGATTATTGGCATGTGCATTGGTGCATCCTTTGCGTTGTCGTTGCTGGTGGGGCCGATTGTGGCTCAGCATTTAGGGTTGTCAGGATTATTTTTAATGACGGCGGGCTTAGCAATTCTTGGTATGCTGATTGTGCATTTTTTAGTGCCAAATCCCATCTCCCACGCGCCCAAGGGCGATACCTTAGCTGCGCCAGCCAAACTTAAGCGTATGTTGATGGATCCGCAGTTATTTAGACTTGATGCGGGAATTTTTATTCTACATTTGGTGCTGACAGCCGTATTTGTTGCGATGCCACTCGATTTAGTCGATGCAGGGCTTGTGAAAGAAAAACACTGGATGCTGTATTTCCCAGCCTTTGTGGGGGCGTTCTTTTTGATGGTGCCGCTTATCATCATTGGTGTTAAGCGTAAAAATACTAAGGGAATGTTCCAAATCGCCCTGATGATCATGATGGTGGCGCTGGCCACTATGGCTGCTTTTTCCCAAAACCTTTGGGTCTTGAGTATTGCGGTGGTGCTGTTTTTTACTGGGTTTAACTACCTAGAAGCATCCCTACCGAGTTTGATTGCTAAGTTTTGCCCCGTGGGTGAAAAGGGTTCAGCTATGGGCGTGTATTCGACCAGCCAATTTTTAGGGGCATTTTGTGGTGGTATGCTCGGTGGCGGTGCCTACCAATTACTCGGCGCGGTAGGGGTGTTTATGGTGGCATTTGGATTAATGTTGGTGTGGTTGATGCTAACCATCGGCATGAAAAACCCTGTGCTGCTTAAGAGTTACACCCTAGAGGCGGCGGTGAAAGATAAAACCCATGCGCGGGATATGGCAGCACAGCTATCACAGCTGATGGGCGTGGTCGAAGCCATAGTGGTACTCGATGAGAAAGTGGCCTACTTAAAAGTTGACGAGCATTTCGATTTAAGAGAAGCACGAGCTGTGTTAGGCTCTGCTCATTAA
- a CDS encoding NAD(P)H-quinone oxidoreductase, whose protein sequence is MSALPHDYAHIAVEQPGGPEVMQLSRSPLPEVGAGQVLIRVAAAGVNGPDLKQRAGAYPPPAGASPIIGLEVAGEICAIGEGVTQWQLGDKVCALTPGGGYGEYTLTYAAHCLPIPQGFSATQAAALPETFFTVWGNLFMRAGLKAGETVLIHGGSGGIGSTAIALANRLGAKVITTTGQDEKREYCQSLGADLVVNYNTQNFVEEVMNFTQGKGVEVVFDIAGGDFINQNLKALAVDGRMVSVSTQRSPKAELNILLLMAKRIVWTGSTLRPQSVEAKAAIAQQLKETVWPLLDSQQIVPHIFATYPLCDAPKAHALLASGEHRGKVVLTL, encoded by the coding sequence ATGTCAGCGTTACCCCATGATTATGCCCATATCGCAGTTGAACAGCCCGGCGGGCCTGAGGTGATGCAGTTATCGCGCTCACCCTTACCTGAGGTTGGTGCTGGCCAAGTGTTGATTCGGGTCGCGGCAGCGGGGGTGAATGGCCCCGATCTTAAGCAGCGAGCCGGCGCCTATCCACCGCCAGCTGGCGCATCACCGATTATTGGCCTTGAGGTTGCAGGTGAGATTTGTGCCATAGGCGAAGGTGTGACCCAGTGGCAATTGGGCGATAAGGTCTGTGCGCTAACACCAGGCGGTGGCTATGGCGAATACACTCTTACCTACGCGGCCCACTGTTTACCTATCCCACAGGGTTTTAGTGCGACTCAAGCGGCCGCCTTACCCGAAACCTTCTTTACCGTTTGGGGTAACCTTTTTATGCGTGCGGGGCTCAAAGCGGGCGAGACAGTGTTAATTCACGGTGGCTCTGGTGGCATTGGTAGTACGGCAATTGCCCTGGCGAATCGTTTAGGTGCCAAGGTGATAACCACCACGGGACAAGATGAAAAGCGGGAGTACTGCCAAAGCTTAGGTGCCGATTTAGTGGTGAATTACAACACCCAAAATTTTGTCGAAGAGGTGATGAATTTTACTCAAGGCAAGGGGGTGGAGGTGGTATTCGATATTGCTGGTGGTGATTTTATCAACCAGAACTTGAAAGCACTTGCCGTTGATGGTCGTATGGTATCGGTGTCGACCCAACGCAGTCCAAAGGCTGAACTGAATATCCTATTGTTGATGGCAAAACGCATAGTGTGGACTGGCTCAACCTTAAGACCCCAGAGCGTTGAAGCTAAAGCGGCAATCGCTCAGCAATTAAAAGAGACCGTATGGCCACTGCTTGATAGCCAACAAATTGTGCCCCATATTTTTGCAACCTATCCCTTATGCGACGCCCCTAAGGCGCATGCGCTTTTAGCTTCGGGTGAACATAGGGGTAAAGTGGTATTGACCTTGTAG
- the ssb gene encoding single-stranded DNA-binding protein yields MASRGVNKVILVGNLGQDPEVRYMPNGNAVANITVATSESWKDQQGQQQERTEWHRVVLFGKLAEITGEYLRKGSQVYLEGKLQTRKWKDQSGQDRYTTEIVVDQGGSMQMLGGRAQGQGQGAPMGGMPQNSGYQSAPAQTAPAQNQYAPAQQQAPAYQAPAQNQYAPAQQSYGQQQQAAQSHAQPQQGGYAPKPQAAAPAYQAPAAPAQRPAPQPQQNFTPDLDDGWDDDIPF; encoded by the coding sequence ATGGCCAGTCGTGGTGTTAACAAGGTAATTTTGGTTGGCAATTTGGGACAAGATCCAGAAGTGCGTTACATGCCAAACGGTAACGCTGTTGCGAACATCACAGTTGCAACCAGCGAATCGTGGAAAGACCAACAGGGTCAACAGCAGGAGCGTACAGAGTGGCACCGTGTGGTTCTATTCGGTAAGTTGGCGGAAATTACTGGCGAATATTTACGTAAAGGTTCGCAAGTTTACTTAGAAGGCAAACTGCAAACCCGTAAATGGAAGGATCAAAGCGGTCAAGATCGTTACACCACTGAAATCGTGGTAGATCAAGGTGGTAGCATGCAAATGCTCGGCGGCCGTGCTCAAGGCCAAGGCCAAGGTGCTCCAATGGGTGGCATGCCACAAAACTCTGGCTATCAGTCTGCTCCTGCTCAGACTGCGCCAGCGCAAAACCAATACGCGCCAGCTCAGCAGCAAGCGCCTGCATATCAAGCGCCAGCGCAAAACCAGTATGCACCAGCTCAGCAAAGCTATGGTCAACAGCAACAGGCTGCGCAGTCTCATGCTCAGCCACAGCAAGGTGGTTATGCGCCTAAACCTCAGGCAGCAGCACCTGCTTACCAAGCGCCAGCAGCTCCTGCGCAGCGTCCTGCCCCGCAGCCACAGCAAAACTTCACTCCAGATTTAGATGACGGTTGGGATGACGATATCCCGTTCTAG
- a CDS encoding leucine-rich repeat-containing protein kinase family protein yields MQTLAQLKAGELLGVTSLQLVENLVEFPREIFELADTLEILDLSNNQLDSLPDDFARLKRLKILFASNNRFDTLPAVLGQCPALEMIGFKANQISRVPASSLPQQTRWLILTDNCISELPDTLGQLHRLQKLALAGNRLTSLPETMANCRNLELVRLSANALDALPNWLLQLPKLSWLAFAGNPFSHTLNDLHADVKGVLNVTLSDISLGEKLGEGASGIIYRGDWINHQLIQNTKTTAIAVKLFKGEVTSDGYPADELDCCLTTGMHPNLIKVLAHISEPEQLGLVMELIPNGFSNLGLPPSLVSCTRDTFKEGSHFSFDAVIKIALQLADAMAHMHAKHISHGDVYAHNMMIDKDNRLLFGDFGAASNLAKLSDSERLAMESIEVRALGCLIDDLLAFVDRAADPECFEKLSGLAAQTMQANLSCRPRFTGIKHALALMSESNLWFDSDKISGI; encoded by the coding sequence GTGCAGACATTAGCGCAGTTAAAGGCCGGTGAGTTATTAGGGGTCACTAGCCTACAATTAGTTGAAAATTTAGTGGAATTTCCTCGGGAGATTTTTGAGTTAGCGGATACCTTGGAGATCCTCGATCTCTCCAATAACCAATTAGATTCGCTTCCCGATGACTTTGCGCGATTGAAGCGTTTAAAGATTCTGTTTGCTTCAAATAACCGCTTCGACACCCTACCAGCGGTACTTGGGCAATGCCCTGCACTTGAAATGATTGGCTTTAAAGCGAATCAAATCAGCCGAGTGCCAGCATCTTCATTACCGCAACAAACCCGCTGGTTGATACTCACCGATAATTGCATTAGTGAACTGCCCGACACCTTGGGGCAACTGCACCGACTTCAGAAACTCGCCTTGGCGGGAAATCGGTTAACTTCGTTGCCCGAGACGATGGCGAACTGTCGCAATTTAGAGCTGGTTCGCCTTTCGGCCAATGCCCTCGATGCATTGCCAAACTGGTTGTTGCAACTACCAAAACTGAGCTGGTTGGCCTTTGCCGGTAATCCCTTCAGTCATACCTTAAATGATCTCCATGCTGATGTGAAAGGCGTACTAAACGTTACCCTTAGTGACATTTCCCTAGGTGAAAAGCTGGGCGAAGGCGCATCGGGCATTATCTATCGAGGTGATTGGATTAACCATCAGTTGATTCAAAACACGAAGACAACCGCGATTGCGGTCAAACTCTTTAAGGGGGAGGTGACCAGTGATGGCTATCCCGCCGATGAATTAGATTGCTGTCTCACTACTGGCATGCACCCTAATTTAATTAAGGTATTAGCCCATATCAGTGAGCCCGAGCAGTTGGGGTTAGTGATGGAGTTGATCCCCAACGGATTTAGTAACTTAGGTTTGCCTCCATCCCTTGTTAGCTGTACCCGCGATACCTTCAAAGAAGGTAGCCATTTTAGCTTCGATGCGGTGATTAAGATTGCCCTGCAACTCGCCGATGCTATGGCGCATATGCACGCAAAGCACATTAGCCATGGTGATGTCTATGCCCACAATATGATGATTGATAAAGATAACAGATTGTTATTTGGGGATTTTGGCGCTGCTTCTAATTTGGCAAAACTCTCAGATAGCGAGCGATTGGCAATGGAGTCTATTGAAGTCAGGGCATTAGGTTGCTTGATTGACGATCTCCTCGCTTTTGTTGATAGGGCTGCAGATCCCGAATGTTTTGAAAAGCTCAGCGGGCTGGCGGCACAAACCATGCAGGCAAATTTATCTTGTCGACCACGTTTTACTGGGATAAAACACGCATTAGCACTTATGAGTGAATCTAACCTATGGTTCGATTCGGATAAGATTTCAGGGATTTGA
- a CDS encoding LysM peptidoglycan-binding domain-containing protein produces MRKTFRHPHAFAALLLTLLAAHLGGCATSAAQPSQAEFDAVTPAIDTDHNSAQEHNSPLEEVVHEQYSDVWEKIQHANTIDVHDDAEVRKQRNFFDDKQKFMTQVAQRAEPFLYYIVSQLEARNMPLELALLPIVESGYNPLAQANGPAGLWQMIPSTGRNFGLTINAAYDGRKDALASTDAVLDYLQHLYNTLGKDWINAVAGYNSGELVIKAAIDRNKAKGKPTDFWSLNIPARQVQTVPKWLAFIQIIRSPNHYNLKVMPIANRPFLERLPAPNGVEIGQIASAAGLSKAEFKTYNPGFRQNIIPGKGKYKIALPIENIGQYQENQHQLAKAKHYDSQSYIVKSGDSLGSIAAKFDISVKELKQANNLTSDRIKIGQELTLLMPMGTEAEQHSASAKSNTNASSSKNTKEPTVKQTENFTVKASTYKVKSGDSLDKIARKNKVKLADLMKWNNLNAKSVIKPGQELKLSE; encoded by the coding sequence ATGCGGAAAACCTTTCGCCATCCCCATGCTTTTGCTGCGCTTTTGCTGACACTGCTGGCGGCCCATTTGGGCGGCTGTGCAACTTCTGCAGCACAACCATCACAGGCAGAGTTTGATGCCGTGACACCTGCAATCGACACCGACCATAACTCAGCACAGGAGCATAATTCCCCGTTAGAGGAAGTTGTGCACGAGCAATACAGCGATGTGTGGGAAAAAATCCAGCACGCCAATACAATAGATGTGCACGATGACGCCGAAGTTCGTAAACAGCGTAACTTTTTCGATGATAAACAAAAATTTATGACTCAAGTAGCGCAACGTGCCGAGCCATTTTTATACTATATTGTCAGCCAGTTAGAAGCGCGAAATATGCCGCTGGAACTGGCATTACTCCCCATCGTCGAAAGCGGTTATAACCCGCTAGCACAGGCTAATGGCCCTGCTGGATTGTGGCAAATGATCCCAAGCACTGGTCGTAATTTTGGCCTCACCATCAATGCTGCCTACGATGGCCGCAAAGATGCTTTAGCTTCGACGGACGCAGTGCTCGACTACCTACAGCATCTCTACAACACTTTAGGCAAGGATTGGATTAATGCGGTTGCCGGCTATAACAGTGGCGAACTAGTGATTAAAGCCGCAATCGATCGCAACAAAGCCAAGGGTAAACCAACAGATTTTTGGTCATTAAATATCCCAGCGCGCCAAGTTCAAACCGTACCTAAATGGCTAGCATTTATCCAAATTATTCGCTCGCCAAATCATTACAACCTTAAAGTCATGCCTATTGCCAACCGCCCCTTCCTCGAGCGCCTACCAGCTCCTAACGGGGTTGAAATAGGCCAGATTGCAAGTGCTGCTGGACTCAGTAAGGCGGAATTTAAAACCTATAACCCAGGATTCCGGCAAAACATCATTCCAGGTAAAGGGAAATACAAGATTGCTTTACCCATTGAGAATATTGGCCAATATCAAGAAAATCAGCATCAACTAGCGAAAGCCAAGCACTACGATAGTCAAAGCTACATCGTAAAATCCGGTGACAGCCTAGGCTCGATTGCGGCGAAATTTGATATTTCGGTTAAGGAACTCAAGCAGGCAAACAACCTCACCTCGGATAGGATTAAAATTGGTCAGGAACTGACCCTATTAATGCCAATGGGAACAGAGGCGGAGCAGCACAGCGCATCGGCAAAATCTAACACGAACGCCAGCAGCTCTAAGAATACCAAGGAACCGACGGTTAAGCAGACTGAGAATTTTACGGTTAAAGCGAGTACCTATAAGGTGAAATCCGGCGACTCGCTGGATAAAATCGCCCGTAAAAATAAAGTCAAACTGGCTGACTTAATGAAGTGGAATAACCTGAACGCTAAGAGCGTTATCAAGCCGGGCCAAGAGTTAAAACTGTCTGAATAA
- the galK gene encoding galactokinase, with protein MSNPAQRATKLFVQTFGTKADDLYQAPGRVNLIGEYTDYNDGFVLPAAINFHTVIAVKRREDNKFRAVSDAFPGQLKEWSFGKETEMNPEDGWVNYLKGLTTAMAQSGLIAKGLDLAVVGDVPLSAGLSSSGALVVAFGTAISDSSQLHLSPMAVAQLAQRGEHRYVSSAWSIMDHMISAMGEADHALLIDCLDLDSEAIAIPDELSLIIIDAHIEKERLKATNQQRREECDQAAEFFGLNALRDLDLRQLESAKDSLDKTLYLRARHVVTENKRTQSAARALEQNNIAKFSQLMAQSHLSLRDDFEATLPEFDTLVELVSKVIGERGGIRMTDGCVVALVDHELTDAVVSAVENDFFKQTGIDATVYLCSASAGAGRIDN; from the coding sequence ATGTCAAACCCTGCGCAGCGCGCCACTAAGTTATTTGTCCAAACCTTTGGCACTAAGGCCGACGATTTATATCAGGCACCCGGACGAGTCAATCTCATCGGTGAATACACGGATTACAACGACGGTTTTGTACTTCCGGCTGCGATAAATTTTCATACAGTTATCGCGGTAAAACGCCGTGAGGATAATAAATTCCGCGCCGTTTCCGATGCCTTCCCAGGGCAGCTTAAAGAATGGAGTTTCGGCAAAGAGACTGAGATGAACCCTGAAGATGGCTGGGTAAATTATCTTAAGGGGCTCACCACTGCCATGGCGCAGTCAGGCCTTATCGCTAAGGGGCTAGATTTAGCTGTGGTAGGCGATGTGCCCTTATCTGCAGGCCTGTCATCCTCTGGCGCCCTAGTCGTTGCCTTTGGCACCGCAATTAGCGATAGCAGTCAACTGCATTTATCCCCTATGGCCGTGGCACAGTTAGCCCAGCGCGGTGAGCATCGCTATGTGTCATCTGCTTGGAGCATTATGGATCATATGATTAGCGCCATGGGCGAAGCCGACCATGCGCTGCTGATTGACTGCCTCGATCTCGACAGTGAAGCCATTGCGATCCCAGATGAACTTAGCCTTATTATCATCGATGCCCATATAGAGAAAGAGCGGCTCAAAGCCACTAACCAACAGCGCAGAGAAGAATGCGATCAGGCCGCCGAATTCTTTGGCCTTAATGCCCTACGGGACCTAGACCTACGCCAACTTGAAAGCGCCAAGGACAGCCTAGATAAGACACTGTATCTCCGCGCAAGACACGTAGTTACAGAGAATAAACGCACCCAGAGTGCAGCACGGGCACTGGAGCAAAACAATATCGCTAAATTTAGCCAGTTAATGGCGCAGTCCCACCTTTCCCTAAGGGATGATTTTGAGGCAACCTTGCCCGAATTCGACACCCTTGTTGAATTAGTCAGTAAAGTGATTGGCGAACGCGGCGGCATTCGTATGACCGACGGTTGCGTGGTCGCCCTTGTCGACCATGAGCTCACCGATGCCGTAGTCTCAGCGGTGGAGAATGATTTCTTCAAACAAACGGGCATCGATGCCACAGTGTATCTTTGCTCCGCCAGCGCAGGCGCAGGTCGGATCGACAACTGA